The sequence below is a genomic window from Rattus rattus isolate New Zealand chromosome 3, Rrattus_CSIRO_v1, whole genome shotgun sequence.
atttgcttctttttgttctagagcttttaggtgtgcaatcaagctgctgatgtatgctctctcctatttctttctacaggcactcagagctatgagttttcctcttagcacagctttcattgtgtactataagtttggatatgttgtacctcattttcattaaattctaagaagcctttaatttctttctttatttcttccttgtccaagttattgttgagtagagcattgttcaacccCAATGTATAAGTGggccttctttccttatttttgttattgaagaacattCTTAGTccctggtggtctgatagtaTGCATGTGACTATTTccgtctttctgtatctgttctgtcctgttttgtgaatgattttatggtcagttttggagaaggcaccatgaggtggtgagaagaaggtatatccttttgttttaggatggaatgttctataaacatcagttaagtacatttggttcataacttctgttagtctatgtctctgctaaatatgtttccatgatctgtccattgatgagagtggggtgttgaaatctcccactattattgtgtagtgcaatgtgtgctttgagctttagtaagcttttctttatatatgtaggtgtccttctatttggagcatagatttttaggattgagagttcatcttggtggaatttcctttgatgaatatgaactgtccttccttatcttttttgatgacttttgtttgaaagtcgattttattctcTATTAGAATGGcatctccagcttgcttcttcagacaattggattggaaagtggttttccaggcttttactctgaggtagcgtcatctttgtctctgaggtgtgtttcctgtatgcagcaaaatgctgggtcttctccacatatccagtctgttaatctttGTCTTCAGTTATtttcgtatttggaggtggggTTATGGTTGTGTGCTcctcttattttggttttgttgctaaaacattactttttcctttttgtagggtgtagcttgccttttTCTGTTGGGCTtcgccatttattatcctttgtagggctggatttgtagaaatatattgcataaatttggttttgtcatggaatgtcttggtttctccctcaatgctAACTGATAGTTTTGCATGGATACTTCCATGCCTGGGCTGGCATGTATGTTCTCTTAGgctttgtatgacatctgtcttgcatcttctggctttcatagtctctggtgagaagtctggtgtaattctgataggtctgcctttacatgttcttgaccttttccccttactgcttttaatattctttctttgttttgtgcattttgtgttttgattattatgtgacaggaggagttccttttctagtccaatctaattggagttctgtaggcatcttgtatgtttatggccatccctttctttaggttagtgaaattttctcctatgattttgctgaagaaatttactggtcctttaagttgggagtcttcacttgctttaatacttattatccttaggtttgatcttctcattgtgtcctggatttcctgtatgtttcgggctaggagctttttccatttaaGAGTAtccttgacagttgtgtcgatgttttctatgctatcttttggcttctgagtttctctcttctatctcttgtattctgttggtgatggtcgCAAATATgactgactcctgatctcttccctaggttttctatctccatggttatcccctttttgctttatttattgcttctatatccatttttaaatcctggatcattttgttcatttccttctcctgtttggttgttttttcaagTGTTCTTTCAGggatatttctgtttccattttagggacttctagttgtttacctgtgttgtcctgtatttccttaggggggttatttatgaccttcttaaagtccttcatcatcatgataaaatgtgattttaaatctagaacttgcttttctggtgtgtttggatatccagtgtttactttggtggggGAATTGagctctgatgttgccaagtagtcttggtttctgctgctttctgttgCACCTTTACCcatgtttttttatttgaaattagccATAGTGCttgtttcaagacagaattttgtGCCCCGTGTCCACCAAAATGGTTCTGGCTCTCCCCTCCACCTTTAGGTTTAACCAGGGCATGGACTGTAGCTGAGCCCCAAGGCTCTCAGTAATATAATTCTTCCTATATAAAGTTCTAGGAAATTGCTTACCAGTAAAACCATCCAGGAACTGAAGTTCTTGACCTATATCTGGGgcagtttgtttttaaaaagccatgcaTCCCACTGACAATGTTCTCCTGTCTCTGGGTCCAACAGAATGTAGGTATTATAggcttcaaaaattatttttagatattcTCTAGGGCTTTCATTATTTCACCTGGTTACCTTGGATAAATTTATAGAACAACTtgatagaagcttctctgatgctcAGACCACAGAATCTGAAGTTAGAAACATATGCTCTCAGTACCTTCAACAACATTAAAATTCCAGTAGGGTATGGTCAAATTAGGTAGGGTATCAGTATTAGCCTGGACTTGTGTGGGCAGTCCATTTATTCCTGGATCCAATTTCCAAGCTTTGACCACAATTCCCTCACTTTCATCAGTTGTAAATAGAACTTGGAGTAGTTTCTGACAGTCACCACAGGTGGGTTTATGAGTGAGTCAACGTGATTGAATCTAAAAGGCCTAGGAGATCtgatgatctttttaaaaatggatgcaTGGAGTCTACAAATTCTAATTATAAAAGTCATTACTGGACAATGGTTCATAGGACATAAACGGTCTCCCCTGTACATCTGTATTTTCATTAGACTAGAGGAGAAAGTTCATAATAGAGTCAATCTGTCTGGGCAGTATAGCCTGAATGTGAGTTGGACTCACATTCCCTAAGGGCACTAATACTCATCAAAGGAGAAAGATCCAATCTGCCATTCCAATTCTTATCTTGTGTGCCCCAAGTCAAAGGCATGTAAGTATAGCAGCAGCCATTAAAAATCTCCCCatcaaaaaaagcccagagccaaaaaattttcaaacaaaatcctACCAAATATTCTAAGAGGAGTTATGGTCTATAGTCCTCAAGtcatttcataaaacaaaagcagaaagatcatTTCCCACTCTATTTTATGAGAGACTACAGTTACCCTGATATCTAAAACACATATCAGTTTCCCTTATGGATTCTGACACAAGGATAAGCATTAAATAATTGCAAACTtttccaagaacacattaaaaaatcaTGTACAAAAACAAGGTGAGTAGGGGtgtttcaatatacaaaaatcaataaaagttaaTTGACCACATAAaccaactaaaagaaaaaaaagcaaaaaaaaaaaaaaaaagaaaaagcaaacaaacaaaaggcaaaacacaATATCATTAAACTGGATCCAGCAAAGGACATCAAGAAGCaaccccttaatgataaaagttcTTCAGAGATTGAAACAGCGATGATATAGCTAAATATAATAATGGTAATACAGAAGAAGCCCATGTCAACACCAACTTAAATGAGGAGAACCTCAAAGTCACTGTAGAAAAGCAAAGGCAAGTAGTGGTTACTAATTCTCTTCAATCTACTCAATAAAAAAAGtcttaattagaaaaataaggcACCTGGAAATTAACAGAATAAATACAGtaaatttgaaagaattttatttgcAGATAGATAATACACATAAATTAGGTGAAAAATTTTACATCTCAGATAATACATATAAGTTAGGTCATCTATTCTGCTCAGTCAAATGCAGACAGGTTTCTCCAAAGAGAGTCAGTTGGGCTGTGTTTCAAGCCAGTTGAATCCCAGTTTCCAAGACATCAGACAAGAATCAAACAACATCGACAGTGTAGATATCAGGTAGAGTGTCCAACACCCTAGTGCTGCCATTTCCCTACACACCATTTTGACATATTATAGTTCTTTTAAATCCTGAGCCACCAGGCTGCCTTTCCCCAGATTCAATGTAAATGTTCCAGCAATACTGTAGTCTAAATAGAAGTAATTGTTAAAAACACTGGTTGTTGCTGTTGGAAGACCTGTGTAGTTCATAGCTATCAAGTTCCTAAAATACCTTTTGGAATGTGAGTGAGGGCTTCAAGCCAGGACACTGTATAGAAGCCAGGGAGTGAAATGCTTCCCCCACCAAATAGGGATGTGACTCCACAATTGACTTCCAACCCAAGGTCTCACAGACTTCAGAAGCATGAAGTATAATGAAATCCATGGGCTTAGTCTTCAGGTGCTCTGTGTTGTGGAGGTCAGCCAGGATTAGAGTGGGTACAGAATTCTTCACAGAGAGGTTCCTGCACAGGGCATCCTCACACATGATCTTCAAGCCCTGCAGGTCATACTTGTCAGCAGCTGCCAACAAACCAGTGGCCATTGAGTGGCTGTGGAGGTGTGGTGCCTTCCCAGTATAAAGGAAACCCATCAATTCCTTAAAGACTTGCAGATGAATGTCATGGATCTCAATGCAGTTTATTAAGCTCTCTAGCATTTCATGTTCAAACATGGCTCTGAAAACTGGAGAGCGAGCTGCTAGGATGGCCTTGTGAGCTCTGAATTCCTGGCCAGATACCACCAGGCTGCAGTCTGTGAAGAGGGAATTCTCCCACCTCTTCCCTATGTCGTTGACCAACATCTGCCTTGGATCCTTGATTGAAAGTCTCATGTTCTCTGCATGCATGCTACAGGGGGGTCCTACTATGCTCACGTTGCAGCACAAGGTGAACTGGTATTCAGGAAGAAGCCAATGCCTATGGTAGAGGAGGAAATCTCGAAGGATGAACTTTTTGTATCCCCAGTATTGATTTGGCAGAAACCTTAAACCATTTGAGATTTTTGTAATTAGATATTTCTCTCCTTGGGTGTTTATGATCCAGAACTGTACCTTTGCCCAAACTGGGCTCTTTGGACAACTGAGCAAACCCTGATAAACTGACAGGTAATCTTTACTTTCTTCATCAACACCATTTGCGTGTATCCTTAAACACCATTGCACTATTTCACTGGCCTCTAATGGGAACCCTGGGCCTGTAATATTTTCCCAAATTCCATCCATGTAAAATGAAAAGTTTCTAATGGTCCACTCATAGCAGAAATTCTGAACACTGATTTGTGTGTAGCCACAGCTCTTGGCTTCCAGGTCCCCTGACATGTCTTCTGGAGGTAGTTTGGAGGTTAAAGTTGATCTGAAAGAAGTAATTGAAATTACTCTTAATTCTCTAGGAAACAATTATAGATAccatttagattttattttcactgtCTGCTGAATTGCCCCCTTTACATTCCTAGAAACTTGTATTTCTATGCAGGTTTCCTTATTTGTCCTACTGAAGATAAAACAGACCCACTATGActgttggctctctctctctctctctctctctctctctctctctctctctctctctctctgtgtgtgtgtgtgtgtgtgtgtgtgtgtgtgtgtgtgtgtgtgtgtttgtatgtctatttgtcgttgtctgtctctctgtgtttctgtctatcTCAGTCTGCACTATAATCAAACACCTCAGCCATGgtcctgtttctgtgtgtgtttattgagtCTTAGGTCATTGGTAAGTAGTTTTGACTATTCTATCGGACTTCGGAAGAGTTTGGTAATGTGGAAACCATCTCATTTGAATTGTCTTTTATTAATCGGGGTCCTGTAGTGAACATAAACCATGAATATCTcaatagaaatagaaagtgaATGTATGAGAAAAATCTGTCGACAGAGGTCAAGCTAATATGAAGATGGCTATAGGCAATACTTACTTAACCACAAGGTATAAAGTCTCAGGTCTTATTCAGTATTgaccagaatcctgaagaagtagggacagatgccagtgaagaaatgagCTTGCTGGTAAGATGAGAGTAAGCAAGCAAAGGCTTAAAGCTTCCTTCTCCTGTAAACTTACATGGCCTGCAATAGAAGTGGGGCCCAGCAATGGTGTGTCTTCTAGTCTTAAGATCTGGATAAAAGGTATGTGTTTTCCTAACTGAAGACTCAGGTGTGTTTTTCTACCCAAAGAGTCTGTAGTTAAACTGGATCTATCTACTTCAACATAAtccaaaaaaatgttaaaaggcaTCTCCTCCAGTTTTTTAGGTTACTTAAGTACACAGATAGTCTAAACAGGAAGACATTCGGTACTCCTTCACCACCAAAACGATGTTTCATCACTATGGTGCATTGggatggtgggagggggaggactgCCTTAGTTAGAAAAGAATATAAGACTCTGCTGAGAGTTACATCAGATAGGCTcctgtctggtttgttttttgtttttgtttttgtttttgtttttttttaggggg
It includes:
- the LOC116895915 gene encoding TD and POZ domain-containing protein 2-like, with amino-acid sequence MSGDLEAKSCGYTQISVQNFCYEWTIRNFSFYMDGIWENITGPGFPLEASEIVQWCLRIHANGVDEESKDYLSVYQGLLSCPKSPVWAKVQFWIINTQGEKYLITKISNGLRFLPNQYWGYKKFILRDFLLYHRHWLLPEYQFTLCCNVSIVGPPCSMHAENMRLSIKDPRQMLVNDIGKRWENSLFTDCSLVVSGQEFRAHKAILAARSPVFRAMFEHEMLESLINCIEIHDIHLQVFKELMGFLYTGKAPHLHSHSMATGLLAAADKYDLQGLKIMCEDALCRNLSVKNSVPTLILADLHNTEHLKTKPMDFIILHASEVCETLGWKSIVESHPYLVGEAFHSLASIQCPGLKPSLTFQKVF